One region of Mucilaginibacter sp. 14171R-50 genomic DNA includes:
- a CDS encoding glycosyltransferase, whose product MRISIPELLTNDGFITAGEREEIEQHSMESGLSFIKIALTSGYISRKNYDRSLLNAGYTISEHPRGEAYDSEVLNKIDLNFAHDRLAIPLRIQNNKVVCLMASPDDPLFLDYIRFTYDREAEVIIASDLDITWLSNKLLGEKYIKSSVFELMKRDPDNSAIVTFSTAQLIFIFIIIGLVTIGLVISFKNTSIIVNVIISSFFLVAIIFKLFLALVGSRFELHQAVTRDDLKQVKDSELPVYTILLPVYKEDKLIKKLIWNLQSIDYPRHKLDIKLLIEEDDDKTFNAVKNLDFPAVFEVIVVPFHMPKTKPKACNYGLHFARGKYLTIYDAEDIPDTDQLKKVVALFNKLPWDYICVQSALNYFNRNENFLTRMFTLEYSYWFDYMLPGLDTLDIPIPLGGTSNHFKLNELVELGAWDPFNVTEDADLGVRAYAKGYKIAIINSTTYEEANNEPFNWIRQRSRWIKGYMQTYLVHMRHPVELWKEIGWRGFLGFNFFIGATPVTFLVYPLMLAFFICYVVFDLSSIRTLFPDWVLFMSIFNLMVGNILMIYVNMIAVFKRRYYELILFAIANPIYWLMHSIAAYKGLYQLVTKPFYWEKTNHGLSKVNSPVNVVK is encoded by the coding sequence ATGAGGATATCAATTCCCGAATTATTAACTAATGATGGCTTTATTACAGCAGGCGAACGCGAGGAGATTGAACAACATTCAATGGAATCGGGCTTATCCTTCATTAAAATTGCCTTAACTTCGGGATATATATCGCGCAAGAACTACGACAGATCGTTACTTAACGCGGGGTACACCATAAGCGAACACCCGCGCGGAGAAGCGTATGATAGCGAAGTCTTAAACAAAATCGACCTTAATTTCGCACACGACAGGCTGGCTATCCCTCTGCGCATCCAAAACAACAAAGTGGTTTGCCTTATGGCCTCGCCGGACGACCCCCTGTTTTTGGATTATATAAGGTTCACCTACGATCGCGAAGCCGAAGTGATCATAGCATCCGACCTGGATATAACCTGGTTAAGCAATAAGCTATTAGGCGAAAAATATATCAAGTCGTCGGTGTTCGAGCTCATGAAACGCGACCCGGATAACTCGGCTATTGTAACGTTCTCTACCGCGCAGCTCATCTTTATTTTTATAATCATTGGCCTGGTTACTATTGGGCTGGTTATAAGCTTTAAAAACACATCCATAATTGTTAACGTTATCATCAGTTCGTTCTTTTTGGTAGCTATTATTTTTAAGCTGTTCCTGGCGCTGGTAGGCTCCCGTTTCGAACTTCACCAGGCGGTTACCCGCGACGACCTGAAGCAGGTTAAGGATAGTGAGCTGCCCGTTTACACCATATTGCTGCCCGTTTACAAAGAGGATAAACTGATAAAAAAGCTAATATGGAACCTGCAGTCTATTGATTACCCGCGCCATAAGCTGGATATTAAGCTGCTGATAGAAGAGGATGATGACAAAACTTTCAACGCGGTAAAGAACCTTGACTTCCCGGCCGTATTTGAGGTGATAGTGGTGCCTTTTCATATGCCTAAAACCAAACCAAAGGCCTGTAATTACGGGCTGCACTTTGCGCGTGGCAAATACCTCACTATCTACGACGCCGAGGATATACCCGATACCGACCAGTTAAAAAAAGTGGTAGCGCTTTTTAACAAACTGCCGTGGGATTATATTTGTGTGCAAAGCGCCCTAAACTACTTTAACCGCAACGAGAACTTCCTTACCAGGATGTTCACCCTCGAATACTCGTATTGGTTTGATTATATGCTTCCGGGACTCGATACATTGGATATACCTATCCCCCTGGGCGGTACAAGCAATCACTTTAAGCTTAACGAATTGGTAGAGCTGGGCGCCTGGGACCCCTTTAATGTAACCGAGGATGCCGACCTGGGCGTAAGGGCGTATGCAAAAGGCTATAAAATAGCCATCATTAACTCTACCACCTACGAGGAGGCCAATAACGAGCCATTTAACTGGATACGCCAGCGCAGCCGTTGGATAAAAGGCTACATGCAAACCTACCTGGTACACATGCGGCACCCTGTTGAGCTATGGAAAGAAATTGGCTGGCGCGGATTTTTAGGCTTTAACTTTTTTATAGGCGCAACGCCGGTAACTTTTTTAGTATACCCGCTAATGCTGGCCTTTTTTATATGCTATGTAGTGTTTGATCTTTCGAGCATACGCACCCTTTTTCCCGACTGGGTTTTATTTATGTCGATATTTAACCTGATGGTAGGAAATATCCTGATGATATATGTGAATATGATAGCGGTATTTAAACGCCGCTATTACGAGTTGATACTGTTTGCCATAGCCAACCCTATTTACTGGCTAATGCACTCGATAGCTGCATACAAGGGATTGTACCAATTAGTAACCAAGCCTTTTTACTGGGAAAAAACCAATCACGGGTTAAGTAAGGTTAACAGCCCCGTAAACGTTGTAAAATAA
- a CDS encoding RNA methyltransferase codes for MDNYNFPPLFFEDLNAEPGFDRQNFIDAHLAEAAPTSIRINPFKPSATKTNGQVPWCTEGFYLDARPSFTFDPLFHAGAYYVQEASSMFISHILNTIRPDKSDPIKVLDLCAAPGGKTTLLNSAMQSTDLLVANEIIKTRVPILSDNLNRWGTTNTIVTNNDPKDFNTIHSLFDVILVDAPCSGSGMFRKDPAAMNEWSEGNVTLCHQRQERILEDIYPTLKEDGYLIYSTCSYSHQENEDILDWLCTEFDLESIRIPIYKEWGIVEAESPVKKAWGYRFYPGKVKGEGLFAACLRKKESSGGISNYKNNAQQKLPAKEMDIVKAYINNADDFYFFKVNDDWLAINREHKESLNILHRHLYIKKSGVRIGKLAGKDLIPDHELALSLAINKDAVLSTALSKEQAIQYLRRDNIDIAVSGKGWSLMTYEGLALGWAKLLPNRINNYYPKEIRIMSSPPTP; via the coding sequence ATGGATAATTATAATTTTCCGCCGCTTTTTTTTGAGGATCTGAACGCCGAGCCGGGCTTTGACAGGCAAAATTTTATTGATGCGCACCTGGCGGAGGCCGCCCCAACATCTATCAGGATCAATCCTTTTAAGCCATCTGCCACAAAAACAAACGGACAAGTGCCGTGGTGCACCGAGGGATTTTACCTGGATGCCCGCCCATCGTTTACCTTCGACCCGCTGTTTCATGCCGGGGCATACTACGTGCAGGAGGCATCATCCATGTTCATCAGCCATATATTAAATACCATTCGCCCGGATAAGAGCGACCCTATTAAGGTATTAGACCTTTGCGCGGCGCCCGGCGGTAAAACCACGCTGCTAAATTCGGCGATGCAAAGCACCGACCTGCTGGTGGCCAACGAGATCATCAAAACACGCGTACCTATATTAAGCGATAACCTTAACCGCTGGGGTACAACAAACACCATTGTTACCAATAACGACCCAAAGGATTTTAACACTATTCATAGTCTTTTTGATGTGATACTGGTTGACGCGCCCTGCTCGGGTTCGGGTATGTTCCGTAAAGACCCCGCCGCCATGAACGAATGGAGCGAAGGCAACGTAACCCTTTGCCACCAAAGGCAGGAACGCATATTGGAGGATATTTACCCTACGCTAAAAGAAGACGGATACCTAATATATAGTACCTGCAGCTACTCGCACCAGGAGAACGAAGATATACTGGATTGGCTATGCACCGAGTTTGACCTGGAAAGCATCCGGATACCTATATATAAGGAGTGGGGAATTGTTGAGGCCGAATCGCCGGTTAAAAAAGCATGGGGCTACCGCTTTTACCCGGGCAAGGTTAAAGGCGAGGGTTTGTTTGCAGCATGCCTGCGTAAAAAGGAAAGCAGCGGCGGTATATCAAACTACAAAAACAACGCGCAGCAAAAACTACCTGCCAAAGAGATGGATATAGTGAAGGCCTATATTAACAATGCTGACGATTTTTACTTTTTTAAAGTGAATGACGACTGGCTGGCCATCAATCGCGAGCATAAGGAAAGCCTGAACATTTTGCACCGGCATCTGTATATAAAAAAATCGGGCGTGCGGATAGGCAAACTGGCAGGTAAAGATCTGATACCTGACCATGAGTTAGCTTTGAGCTTGGCTATCAATAAGGATGCGGTATTATCTACAGCGCTAAGTAAAGAGCAAGCCATACAATATCTGCGCCGGGATAATATAGATATTGCTGTAAGCGGGAAAGGCTGGAGTTTGATGACTTACGAAGGTTTGGCATTGGGCTGGGCTAAGTTGCTGCCCAACCGGATCAATAACTATTATCCGAAGGAAATCAGGATCATGAGCAGCCCCCCAACCCCCTGA
- a CDS encoding LytTR family DNA-binding domain-containing protein, which produces MIRCLVVDDEPLALNILEDYISKIPFLQLVKATTNPIEALTMVQDDGIDLVFLDVQMPELTGIQFLRIANGKTKVILTTAYPQYALEGYELDVVDYLLKPIAFDRFFKSVQKAQGIIQPAAKPSAQPEPVQQDDFMSDFIFVKTEHKIQKVYLHDILFIEGLKDYVSIFTPAERIITLQGMKKMEDALPPKHFIRVHKSYIVSINKIDSIERSRIFIGDKIIPVGDTYRDEFFKIVDGKNI; this is translated from the coding sequence ATGATTCGTTGCCTTGTTGTTGATGATGAGCCCTTAGCGCTGAATATATTGGAAGATTATATATCCAAGATACCTTTTCTGCAATTGGTTAAAGCAACCACCAACCCTATCGAGGCATTAACCATGGTGCAGGATGATGGCATCGATCTTGTTTTTTTGGATGTGCAAATGCCCGAACTTACCGGTATACAGTTTTTGCGGATAGCGAACGGCAAAACCAAGGTGATCTTAACAACGGCTTATCCGCAGTATGCGTTAGAAGGGTATGAGCTTGATGTGGTAGATTATTTATTAAAACCGATAGCTTTCGACAGGTTTTTTAAATCGGTACAAAAAGCGCAGGGCATAATACAACCGGCTGCAAAGCCTTCCGCACAGCCCGAGCCCGTGCAGCAAGACGATTTTATGAGCGACTTTATCTTTGTAAAAACCGAGCATAAAATTCAAAAGGTTTACCTGCACGATATATTGTTTATAGAAGGCTTAAAAGATTATGTATCCATTTTTACCCCCGCCGAGCGTATCATTACGTTGCAGGGAATGAAGAAGATGGAGGACGCCCTTCCGCCAAAACACTTTATCCGCGTGCATAAATCGTACATCGTATCTATCAATAAGATCGACAGCATCGAGCGCAGCCGCATCTTCATCGGCGATAAGATCATCCCCGTAGGTGACACCTATCGCGACGAGTTCTTTAAGATTGTGGACGGGAAGAATATATAG
- a CDS encoding sensor histidine kinase, translating into MKKGWQIFWHILFWTSIISFFVFVARNGGKSSMQSLLIVFVVFGLVNIGLFYLNYLVLIPRYLDKKKYKLYAALVIGAIIVMGLSKFGLAVIFRPITYIHMGKAIGFWQYTFSTSFTSIVFIFLSTVLKFTIDWFLNERIQRDLENQRLTAELSFLKSQINPHFLFNSLNSIYSLAYQKSDTTPEAILKLSEIMRYMLYECNDNKVEMSKELQYLQNYIDLQKIRFGNKAFIDFEVNGEVKNQQIVPLLLISFIENAFKHGIANDALSPIKLRINLEDGHMYFFIQNKKHTHNRDASGGIGLANVRRRLDLLYPGKYNLDIRDEADTYTCQLSLAL; encoded by the coding sequence ATGAAAAAAGGCTGGCAAATTTTTTGGCACATTCTGTTTTGGACAAGCATCATATCCTTTTTTGTGTTTGTAGCGCGTAATGGTGGCAAAAGCAGTATGCAAAGCCTGCTGATCGTATTTGTGGTGTTTGGCCTGGTTAATATCGGCCTTTTTTATCTGAACTACCTCGTACTCATTCCAAGATACTTAGATAAAAAGAAATACAAGCTTTACGCGGCGCTGGTAATAGGCGCCATTATCGTAATGGGCCTTTCTAAATTTGGGCTGGCTGTTATATTCAGGCCCATTACCTACATCCATATGGGCAAAGCCATCGGGTTTTGGCAGTATACGTTCAGCACATCGTTCACCAGTATTGTATTTATATTTCTGAGCACTGTTTTAAAATTCACTATCGATTGGTTCCTGAACGAACGCATACAGCGCGACCTGGAGAACCAACGCTTAACCGCCGAGCTTTCGTTCCTTAAATCGCAGATCAATCCCCATTTTTTATTCAACTCGTTAAACAGCATCTACTCGCTGGCTTATCAAAAATCAGATACTACGCCCGAGGCCATTTTAAAGCTGTCCGAAATTATGCGCTATATGCTGTACGAGTGTAATGATAATAAGGTGGAGATGAGCAAGGAACTGCAATACCTGCAAAACTATATCGACCTGCAAAAGATACGTTTTGGCAATAAGGCCTTTATTGATTTTGAAGTGAACGGCGAGGTGAAGAACCAGCAAATTGTGCCTTTACTGCTTATCTCATTTATCGAAAATGCCTTTAAACACGGTATTGCCAACGATGCGTTATCGCCCATAAAACTTAGAATTAATTTAGAGGATGGCCACATGTACTTTTTTATCCAGAATAAAAAGCACACCCATAACCGCGATGCATCCGGTGGCATTGGGTTGGCAAACGTACGCCGCCGGCTTGACCTTTTATACCCCGGAAAATATAATTTAGATATTCGCGACGAAGCGGATACATACACTTGTCAATTATCCTTAGCTTTATAA
- a CDS encoding ABC transporter ATP-binding protein: MVIQTEGLSFSFGNQQVVKSLSLQVPAGSIYGFLGPNGAGKTTTIKMLLNLLRTGEGSIRIFGLELEANRISILSQIGSLIEQPAIYHHLTGRENLMNRAMLLQVDEQRVDEMLKLVQLTNAAGKKAGQYSLGMKQRLGIALALLSDPKLLILDEPTNGLDPNGIIEIRELMMRLVTTGKTVFISSHLLAEIEKMATHVGIINNGELMFQGTIQELQDISQPLIHIETDNTVDAANLLKRNNFTVTDINNDHLFVPFTSKQQIGEINTLLVQNGITVLGISKQRKDLERLFLDITTKSN, encoded by the coding sequence ATGGTAATCCAAACGGAAGGCTTGTCTTTTAGCTTCGGCAATCAGCAAGTTGTTAAATCGCTGTCGTTGCAAGTGCCGGCAGGTAGTATATACGGTTTTTTAGGGCCAAACGGTGCCGGTAAAACCACCACCATTAAAATGCTGCTTAACCTATTACGTACGGGCGAAGGCAGCATTCGTATTTTCGGGCTCGAGCTTGAAGCCAACCGCATCAGCATATTATCGCAAATAGGGTCGCTGATAGAGCAGCCGGCTATATACCACCACCTAACCGGCCGCGAAAACCTGATGAACCGCGCCATGCTATTGCAGGTTGACGAACAGCGGGTGGACGAAATGCTGAAACTTGTACAGCTAACCAATGCCGCAGGCAAAAAAGCCGGACAATATTCTTTAGGGATGAAACAACGCCTGGGTATTGCCCTTGCCTTGCTAAGCGACCCCAAATTACTGATACTTGACGAACCCACCAACGGACTTGACCCTAACGGCATTATTGAGATACGCGAACTGATGATGCGCCTGGTAACCACCGGGAAAACCGTATTTATATCGAGCCACCTGCTGGCCGAAATCGAAAAAATGGCTACCCATGTAGGCATTATCAATAACGGCGAACTAATGTTTCAGGGAACTATCCAGGAACTTCAGGATATAAGCCAGCCGCTTATCCATATTGAAACCGATAATACTGTTGATGCCGCCAACCTGTTAAAGCGCAATAATTTTACTGTAACCGATATTAACAACGACCACTTGTTTGTTCCATTTACCTCTAAACAACAAATCGGCGAAATAAATACGCTGCTTGTTCAAAACGGCATAACCGTTTTAGGCATCAGCAAACAGCGCAAGGACCTTGAGCGGTTATTCTTAGATATTACCACCAAAAGCAACTAA
- a CDS encoding ABC transporter permease, with amino-acid sequence MKGFLLSFQSEFYKSRKTLGFWGAIILPLLITGLAFVAIYSNSDKFVKMPPMMLWVQFSMISLGSMGSLLLPIYTIFVAYSVNNVEHKADTWKTLFSLPISRWAVYGAKYFYAFFLLFLCLSLFTVFNIAFGNLLSIVKPSLKFNEYHMELQLMQVFYKLLLAALGILSIQFLLSLLWSDFLKPMGLGFVATITGVILASNDWKYSYLFPYAHPMGAIKSMIKHNTKGPASSFEIDIYTKDVYVSLIVAVVIFVAGYFIVQRKSVK; translated from the coding sequence ATGAAAGGATTTTTACTATCATTTCAGTCCGAATTTTATAAAAGCCGCAAAACGCTTGGCTTTTGGGGTGCCATTATTTTGCCTTTACTTATAACCGGGCTGGCATTTGTAGCCATTTATTCCAACAGCGATAAATTTGTTAAAATGCCGCCAATGATGCTGTGGGTGCAGTTCAGCATGATAAGCCTGGGCAGCATGGGTTCGTTGCTATTACCCATTTACACCATTTTTGTTGCGTACTCTGTAAACAATGTTGAACATAAGGCCGATACCTGGAAAACCCTATTTAGTTTGCCCATTTCGCGCTGGGCTGTTTATGGCGCTAAATATTTTTACGCGTTTTTCCTGCTTTTTCTGTGCCTTTCGCTGTTTACCGTATTTAATATCGCCTTTGGTAATTTACTAAGTATTGTAAAACCTTCGCTGAAGTTTAACGAGTACCATATGGAGCTGCAGCTGATGCAGGTTTTTTATAAATTATTGTTAGCTGCATTAGGCATACTTTCCATCCAGTTTTTGCTGAGCCTTTTATGGTCGGACTTTTTGAAGCCGATGGGCCTTGGGTTTGTGGCAACCATTACCGGTGTTATACTGGCTTCAAACGATTGGAAATACAGTTACCTTTTCCCTTACGCGCACCCTATGGGCGCTATAAAAAGTATGATAAAACATAATACTAAAGGCCCTGCAAGTAGCTTCGAAATTGATATTTACACCAAAGATGTATATGTGAGCCTTATAGTAGCGGTAGTGATATTTGTTGCCGGGTACTTTATTGTGCAAAGGAAGAGTGTGAAATAG